One Desulfatitalea tepidiphila genomic window, GCTACGTGGCACGGCGGTTCACCCTGCCGGCCGAGGAGATGACCCTCGAAGAGCTGCTGCCCGGCGTGGACCGGCTACCGGTGGACCGGGAACTGCGCGAGGAGTTCAAGGCGCTGTGCCGACGCTGCGAGCCGATAAAGTTTGCCGACGCGCCGGCGCGGGAAGATGACATGGCACGGGACCTGGTGTTTGCCGGGGAGTTCGTGAAGCGCACCACGCCGGCAGCCGTGGAAGCGGCATCGAACGGGAAAGATGGGTAGAACGACCATGTTCCGTTTCGCAACCCCTTATGCATTGCTCCTGATCATCCTGATCCCCCTGGTGGCCGCATATCGCCGCAGGCACCCGGCACCGGCCCTGGGGCATTCGGGTGTGGATCCGGTGGGCGACCTGCCGCCCAGCGCCGGCCTGTGGGTGCATCGCCTGCTGCCCCTGCTCTTTTATCTGGTCCTGCTCCTGCTGATCACCGCCCTGGCCCGCCCCCAGTACGGCATCGAGCGCGCCACGGTCAGTGAAACGGGCATCAATATCATCCTGGCTGTTGACCTGTCCGAGAGTATGGCCGCCCTCGACTTCAAACAGGAGGGCCGCATCGTCAACCGCCTGGAAGCCGTCAAGCGCGTGGTCAACGATTTCATCGCCCGCCGACACGGCGATCGCATCGGCCTGGTGGTGTTCGGCAGCCAGGCCTATACCCAGCTGCCGCTGACCCGCGACTACCAGACGATCGCCGCTATGCTCGATCGGCTGGAGATCGGGGCGGCCGGCCGCGCCACGGCCGTGGGCGATGCCATCGGTATCTCCATCAAGCGGCTGGCCGATATCGAAAGCCGCACCCACATCATCATCCTGCTCACCGACGGCCGAAGCAACAGCGGCGAGCTGATGCCGCAGACCGCGGCCGATATCGCGCGCCAGAAGGAGATCAAAATCTACACCATCGGTGTCGGCGGCGAGGGGCGGGCGCCCTTTCTGGTCGACGATCCCATCTTCGGGCAGCGCTACGTCTATCAGAACGTGGATCTGGACGAGGAGACGCTCGTACAGATCGCCGACGCCACCGGCGGCGCCTACTTTCGGGCCCAGGATACGGCGGCACTGGAAAAAATCTACGCCACCATCGACGCCCTGGAAAAGAGCGAGGCCAAGGTGGCGCGCTTCGCCGAACACAACGAGCTGTACCGCTATCTGCTCGTCCCGGCATTGGCTTTGCTGGCACTGTGGATTGTGCTAAAAAATACGCGGTATCTGGATATTCCGTAATCGGGCAAGTGACACGATGACATTCATGCACATCGACATGCTGTTCCTGTTGTGGGCCATCCCTTTGCTGCTGCTGGTCTATGCCTATGGCTGGCGGCGACGCAAACGGATCATGGCGCGTTTCGGCGTCCCCGCCACGCTGCAGACGATCGCACCCCGGGGCATGGACCGGCGGCGTCGGCTGCAGGCCGGATTGATTGTAACGGCCGCGCTGCTGCTGATCATTGCCATGGCCGGCCCCCAGTATGGTTTTCGCTGGCAAAAGGTCGAACGCCGGGGTGTAGACCTGATCGTGGCCCTGGACTGTTCACGCAGCATGCTGGCCCAGGATATTCAACCCACGCGGCTGGACCGGGCCAAGCGGGAAATCATCGATCTGCTGGCCATGCTGCGCGGCGACCGCGTGGGCCTGGTGGCCTTCGGCGGGACCGCCTTTCTGCAGTGCCCGCTCACCCTGGACTATGCCGCCTTCGACCTCTTCCTCGATGTCCTGACCCCCGACTACCTGCCCGTAGGCGGCACCGATCTGGGAGCGGCCATCCAGGCCGCGCTCGACGCCTTCGATCCCCAAGACCCGGCCGACAAGGCCGTTATCCTCATCACCGACGGCGAACACACGGGCCGGACCGATCCCCAGGCCGCGGCCCTGGCGGCCCAAAAGGCGGGCGTCAAGCTGTTCTGTATCGGCGTGGGCGCAGATTCGGGCGTCCCGGTACCGGCCGCCAAGGGCGGTTTCCAGAAAGATGCGGCCGGCAGCATCGTCATTTCCCGCCTGGACGAGGCGCTGCTCAGCCGCCTGGCCCTGGCCACCGGCGGCGCCTACGTCCGTTCGGTGGCGGGGGATATGGACCTGGATCGCATCTACCGCGAACAGATTCGCGGCACCATGGCCGACGCCGCGCTGGAAAGCGGACGCAAACAGGTGTGGGCCGACCGGTTCCAGTGGCCCCTCTCCCTGGCGTTGATCCTGCTGCTGGCCGCCTGGGCCATCCCCGAAGCCAGAACCGGGGCGGCCGCGCTGTGCGCCGCCTTGATCCTCCTCGGCCCAGCCCCCGGTCCGGCGGCAGCCGGTCCCCTGCAAAAGGGGTATGAGGCCTATCGGCAGGAACAATTCGATCAGGCCCTCGAACAGTTTCTGCAGGGGCAGGTCCATCGACCGGACGATCCCCGGGTGCTGTACAACATCGGTAATGCCTATTACAAAAGCGGCGATTACGATGCCGCCGAAGCCTATTACAACCGGGCCCTCTCCCAGGCCCCGCCGGAACTGCAGGCCAAGTTGCGCTACAACCTGGGCAACACGGCCTACCGCCGCCAGGCCCTGGAGGAGGCCGTCGCCCATTACCAGGCCGCGCTGGCCGTCGATCCCAGCGACGAACAGGCCCGGGCCAACCTGGATTTCGTCCGCGAACAGATGAAACGGCAACCACCGCCAAAAGCGGACGGCGGTGAGGGCGCCGAAGAGAAACAGGAGAACCCGGCGGCCTCTTCCGGGCAGGACGGCGCACCGCCCCCCGAAAAACAGACTGGATCGGACGAAACGACAACCCAGGGCAGCCCATCGTCCCGCGACCCGGACCAACAGCAGGATAAAGCACAACGAGGGCCCGAGGCGCCGGAATCTGGCGAGGCATCGCCCCAGGCAGATGCGCCAACCTCCCCCGGAAACGACCCGGCGGCCGAAGGCCGGGACCGACAATCCGGCGCCCCGGCCGCCGTCCAGATGCTCAACCGGCTCAAGGACGAACCCGGCCGGGCCATGATGCCCCGGTATCAACGGCGCCAGGTGGAAAAGGATTGGTGATGAACCGACGGCGATGGATCATAGGCCTGCTGTGGCTGTTGATATCGGTGGCCCCGGCCGTTGCCGCCGAACCGGCCGCCCGCGAGGTGTGGGTGACGGCGACCGTTTCCGACCCAGATCCATATGCAGGCCAGCAGATCACCTACCGCTTCGCGCTCTATCAATCGGTCCGGGTGACCGACGCCACCCTCCAACCGCCGGCGTTCGACGGTTTTATAGCCAAGGAGATCGCAGACCGCGCGTCGCGGCGGGAAACCATCGACGGCCGGGAGTACGTGGTCACCGAGATCTATTATGTACTGGTGCCCCTTGCGCCCGGCGCGCACACCATCGGTGCGGCCACCCTCCAGTTGGGTATCGTGAGGCCGGACCGGCAGCGACGCCGTACCCCCTTCGACGACTTCTTCGACGATCCCTTTATTCTTCGCGGCCGCGTGGAGCCCCGGGTGCTGAAAAGCCAGCCCCTGGCCGTGACCGTCCGCCCCCTGCCCCCCTGGGACGGCCCGTTCCCGTTTTCGGGGCTGATCGGCGAGTTCGACATGACGGCCGCCATCGACAACACCCGGCTCAAAGTGGGCGACTCCACGACACTGACCCTCTCCATCCAGGGCCGGGGCAACATCGCCGATGCGGCGCCCCCGCCGATCGCCATGCCGGAAACGATCAAGACCTACGCCGACGCACCCGACGAACAGATCGAACTGACCGCCGACGGTTACCAGGGGAAAAAGAGCTTCCGCACGGCGCTGGTGCCGGTGCAGGCCGGCGACGTCCCATTGCCCGGGGCGCAAATGGTCTATTTCGACGTGGTTCAGGAGACCTATCGCACCCTGACCGTGCCCCTGCCCGCCCTGTCCGTGGCGCCGGGCGAAGCCGCACCGGCCTTTCCCCCGGCCGCCGGCCCGGCGGCTGCGCAACCCGAAAAATCGGCGGTGACCTTTACCGGCCGGGACATTCTGCCGCCCAAGGAGGGCCTGACCGCCCTGACGCCGCATCGTCCCCTCACCTGGCCCATGCTCCTGCTCGGTCTGCTGCTGCCGGCCGCGGGCTTCGGGGCCACGGTCCTGATCCAGCGTGCCCGGCGCATGGACCGCCACCCGGTCGCGCGCATGCGCAACCGGACACGCCAGGCCATGAAAACCGCCCGTGTCCAGATCGCCGCCGACGCCTCGGCCTTTTTGACCGCACTGTACCAGGCCCTCACCTCGGCCATCTTCGCACGCATCGGCCGGAGCGGCGAAGCCCTGGCATGGAAAGAGGCCGAAACGCTGCTGTGCGGCCACGGCGTGGATCCGGAATTGTCCCGGCAGGCGGCCGAACTGCTCACCCAAATCGAATCGAGCAAATTCAGCGGCGCGCGGATATCCAGGGAGGAACGCGAGCGGCTGCTCGTCGGCACGCGCCAGATGATCCGGAGGCTGATCCCATGATCCGATCGATTCGCATCCTCGCCTGGGCGGCCGCCGCCCTGGCGCTGTGGTGGGCGACATCGGCCGCATCGCCCTTGGCCCGGCAGTTTCTGGCGGGCCTGGAAGCCTACCAGGCCGGACGGTACGAGCAGGCCATCGACCAGTGGGAAAAGATCGTCCGCAGCGGCGTCGCCAACCCGGAGCTCTTCTACAACCTGGGCAACGCCTGCCTGAAGGCCGACCGGCTGGGCCCGGCCATTCTCTGGTATGAGCGGGCCGCCCGGCTGCGGCCCAACGATCCGGACCTTCGGTTCAACCTCGATTATGCCCGATCCCTGACCCGGGACCGCACGGAAGATACGGCGATTTCCCTGGCCCGCATCCTCTTTTTCTGGAACTACCAGCTGAGCCGACGCGCCATCGCCGTCACGGGACTGGCCGGCAACCTGATCTTCTGGCTGCTCATGATCGCCTGGCGGCTGACCCGGCGAAGAGGGTTTTTCCGGACCGCCCTTCTCGTGGCCGTCCCCGCCCTCGTCCTCATCCTGACCGCTGCGGCCAACCTCTACGACGACGGCCGGCGACGACAGGCCGTCATCCTGCCCGAAGCCGTATCGGTGCGTTCCGGCCACCAGCCGACCGATACCGAACTGTTCGTGCTGCATGCCGGTGCAAAGGTACGCGTGGTCAAGCAACAAAAAAATCATTATCAAATCCGTTATTCGGCCGATAAGATCGGATGGATTGAACAACAGGCGGTGGGCCTGATCGATACGATACAATAGAGACGATTGCGTGATGACCTGAGCGGGACAGCGGCCGTGTACATGTTGAAACGAAAATGTCGGTTCTATCGCGATGCCTTCGGCATCGCCGCCCGCAACTTCGTGTGGGATGACTGTTTGACCGTCTCCGCCTCGATCTCGTTTGTCTTCCTGCTCTCGATCATTCCCTTTTCGGCGCTGTTCCTCTTTCTGCTCAACTTTTTCAAGGATCTCTTTCTGCCGGGCATGATGCCGGACAACATGGTGGACATCCTCGTGGAGGATATCACCCAGGTCATCCCCTTCGTCTCACGGAGCTGGATTCAAACCCACCTCATCGAATCGGTCGGCCTGGGCTCGTTCACCACGATCAACCTGCTGATGCTGCCCATTGTCAGCGGCCTGTTGTTCAAATCCCTGGAAGAGGCGTTCCGCCGGATCTTTCACCTGGAGCGGCGCCATCTGCTCAAGGGACATATCGCCTATGCCGCCATGAGCATCTTTGCCATCCTGCTCTTTTTCATGGCCAACCTGATCTGGACCCTGGCCGCCGACACGGTCCGGCCGCTGCAGCAAGTCCTGGCGCAAGACCCCTACATCCACGATATTTACGCCACGGCCATCGACTACGTCACCTTCAACCAGTACAACATCGTTTCCGCCCTGATCCTGATCCTCTTTTTCCTCGCCACCGCCCGGCTGTTCCTGTCGACGCCCATCAAAATGCATCACCGCGTGGCCGCGGCCGCCCTCTTCGCCGGGTCATGGATTCTGGCGCGCGTGGTCTTCGGCTTCTATATCCAGCACGTCACCCGAATCAACGTCCTGTTCGGGTCGCTCAGTTCGGTGTGCATCATTTTGCTCTGGGTGTTCTACTCGTCCCTTGCCTTGCTCTATTCCGTGGAATACATGTATGTACTGCATGGCGGCCCCTACAAGGTGTGGGACGACCGACCGCGTACCCGGCCATCGAGCCGCTAGCGCATCAGAAATCCGAGAATCTCCAGAGGCCCATGGCAACCATCAGCCCTAGCCGGCGCCGATCCTTTTACGAAGGCATGCGCGACACGCTGCCGCTGATCATCGGCGCCATTCCGTTCGGCATCATCTTCGGCACCCTGTCGGGCAGCGCCGGTCTTTGCGCAGCCGGCGCCCTGGGCATGTCCTTGTTCGTGTTCGCCGGGTCGGCCCAGTTCGTGGCCCTGGGCATGCTGGCCAACGGCGCGGCCTGGCCGTTGATCGCCCTCACCACCCTGGTGGTCAATTTCCGCCACCTGCTCTACACCGCCACCCTGCTGCCCTACCTGCAGCGCCTGCCCCGCAGGTGGCAGGCCGCGCTGGCCTTCGGCCTGACCGACGAGACCTTTGCCGTGGCGGTGCGGCGCTGGCAGGCGCCAGGGACCCGACCGGACGACCACTGGTACCAGCTGGGCTCCATGCTCTTCATGTACGTCAATTGGAACCTGTGCACGATCGTGGGATTGGTGGCCGGGCGGCTCCTGGCCGGTATCGCCGACTGGGGGCTCGATTTCGCCATGCTGGCGGCCTTCATCGGCATGCTGATCCCCTACCTGAAGGACCGCCCCAATTACGCGGCCATGCTGGCGGCCGGGGCGAGCGCCATCGTCTTTCAAGGCCTGCCGCATAAATTGGGATTGCTGGCCGCTTCGCTGATCGGGGTGGGGGCCGGCCTGCTGGCCGAACGGTGGGCTTCGACCACGGATGACACCCCGAGCCCGGAGGCGTGACGTGGAGACGTTCTATCTGGTTGGCGCCATGGCGCTGGTCACTTTTCTCATCCGCTACCTGCTGCTGCCGCTTTCGGGACGCGTCGAGTTGTCCGACGGTCTTCGGCGGGCGCTGCGTTACGTGCCGCCGGCCGTTCTCACGGCCATCGTGGTACCCTTCGCCCTGTTCCCCGACGGCCAGAACCTGCAATTTTCCCTTGCCAATCCCTATCTGGTCGGCGCCGGCGCGACCCTCGCCATCGGCTGGCTGAGCCGGCACCTGCTGCTCACCATCGTGGGCGGCATGGCCTGTTTCTGGGCATGGCGGGCCGTGCTGGCCATGGGCTGGATTTAGGCGCCCGCCTGAAACCGGTGATAAGCCGCCACCTTGGACAGGGCCGTCACGGCCCTGTCCAGCCCGTGGTAAAACGGCACGCCGGCGTCGCGAAAGATCTTTTCCAGTCGCATCCGCGTCTGTTGAATCGCCGCCTGGGGCTGATACTGGCGCCACACCACCACCACGGGCTTGCCGCTGGTGTGCCGGCGCGCCTCCCCGGCGATGTAATGGCCGATGCGTTCGACATGCGCGCCCTGCTCCAAACCGAAGAGCCAGTCCAGGTGCAGGGAGATGACGAACAGGTGCAGGTTCGGCTCGGCTGACAGGTGCCCGAGGGTGGGCCCGAGCAAATCGAGATTGGTCAGCAGGAGGTGGGCGTCGATGGGATTGCGGATCATGTTGCCGGCCGGCGGGATGATCTCCCTGAGCCGGGCCATAAGGGCCGGCGTCAGGGCCGGCATCTCCAGCCCCGCCTTGGCGCAGCTGTCGGCCGCCGCCACGCCGATACCGCCGCCGGTGCCCAGGATCGCCAGGCCACGGCCCTGCCAGGGCGGCAGGTGGCGCAAGGCCAGGACCACATCGGCCATCTCCTCCAGGGAGTCGGCCTGGATGGCGCCGGTCTGCTTGAAAAAGGCCTGCCAGATCTTGACCCCGCCGGCCAGGGAGCCGGTGTGCGATGCCACGGTGCGGGCTCCGGATTCGGTCACGCCGCCTTTTACCATCACCACCGGCTTGTCCCGGTTGATCTCACGCACCTGCCCGAGCAGCCGGCGGCCGTTTTTAACCCCTTCCAGATACATGGCGATGATGCGGGTGTCCGCGTCCCCGGCGAGGTAGGCCATAAAATCGGTGCTGTCCAGCACCACGGCATTGCCGTAACTGAACACCTTGCTGAAATGAAGGCCGTAGGTATCCGCCGCGTAATTGGTGAAATCCTGGGCATTGCCGCCGCTCTGGCTCACCATGGCCACCGGCCCGCTGGGCGCAGGGGCCGATACCCAGGTGACCAGGCGCGAGGCCGGCACATAGAGTCCCATGCAGTTGGGGCCGATGAGATTCAGACCGCCGTCTACGGCGATCTGCTGCACCTCGGCCTGCAGGCGGATGCCCTCGGGTTCATCGGTCTCCTTGAATCCCGAAGAGAAGATGTGGACGTTCCGGCAGTCCGCGGCGATGCAATCCTTCAGGGCCGCCGGCACGGCCGGGGCCGGCACGGAGATCACCACCAGGTCCACGGGTTCGGGCAAAGCGGTCAGTGTGGGATAGGCCTTGATGCCTTCGATTTCGTCGGCCCGGGGATTGATGGGATAGAGCCGCCCCTCGAAGCCGAAATTGCGGATACAGCGGTAAATGCCGGGAAATCCTCCGATCTGGGTGCGCGCCACACCCACCACGGCAATGGATCGGGGATGGGCCATCACCTCCAGGGCGGCATTGAGACGGGCGACCCGCTCCTCGACTTCCGGTGCATCGAGGGCCGGAGCGGCGGTGTCCGGGTCGGCCAGGACCACCAGGGCATCCACCGCCGTGACCGTGCCGTCGGCGGAGACGATCAGCGGATTGATGTCCGCCTCCGCGATTTGCGGATACTCCAGCCCGAGCCTGGAAAGTCCCGTCAGGGCGGCGGCCAGCGCCGTCCGGTCGGCAGCCGCCTCGCCCCGGAAATCCCCCAGGAGCGCGCGCGCGGCCAGCTCGTCCATCATGGCCAGGGCCTGCCGTTCATCGATGGGCGCGATGCGAAACACCACATCGCCGAGCGCCTCGGCAAACACGCCGCCCAGGCCGAACATCACCACGGGCCCGAATTGGGGATCGCGGGTCAACCCGGCGACGAACTCGCGCCGGCCGGCGATCATGGGCTGTACGAGGCACCCCTCCCAGGCGTCCCCGGCGGCAGCTTTGATGTCGTCAAAGGCGGCCCTGAGCTGATCCGGCGTCTGCAGATTGATCTTGACGAGACCCAATTCGGTCTTGTGGGTCAGTTTGCTGCCCAGCCCTTTCAGCACCACAGGGTACCCCACGGATTGGGCGGCGGAAACGAGCTGGGTGTCACTGGTGACGATCACCTCCGGCACCACGGGAATTCCGTAATGGCCGAGGATCTGTTTGGATTCCGCCTCATCGAGAGAGCGTCGGTTTTCGTTACGGCAACGGGCAATCCATTCTGAAGGTTCCAAAGCATCTGCCTTTCGAGGATTCGGTCGCCCCTGACGTCCCCTGCCGATGAAACGGCGCGCACAACCAGCAGGAGAGATGACCGGCAATTGATCCAACGGGTGGTTTGAACCGGTTGCAGGGTTATCTTTTGAACGGTGTTCAGTGGATAGAATTTACCAGTTCGGCAGGAGGGCGTCAACGCATAAAAACGAACGTTCGTTCTATTGCAGCGCCGCCGTCACGCATCGGCGCCCCGTTCAACGGGAGCCCTGGCGTTTCAGAACGAGTTTTTTCAAAAAGGCGCTGATGCGCCTTCCGATGGGTCGGGTAATCACATAGACATTGCCGGCCACCATCACATGCACGATGGCCGATCCCGCCGCGCCCACATCCGGCGTCAGGATCCGGGGGGTGACGATCACCGCGGTGATGAAGGCAATGAGGATCTGCCACGTGTCCGGCAGAAAAATCAGGTAAAAAAACAGGTATCCGGGTGTCAACGGTCTCTTTTGCAAGGCGTTCGCTCTCATTCAAGGCGGATCTGCGATCCACCTGCACGGTTCGTGTCGATCTGTGTCCGCAGCGATCATATCCGGCCTCACACTTGCCGGGCGGTTCGGGCACTATAGAAGGCAACCCAAACGGAGATCAACCCCTATTTTTGACCCGACCGCCATCTCCGGCCGGCCTGTTTCGTCAGGCGATAAATTTCCCCAGATCACTGTGCTGCAGCTTGATTTCATGGATCAGACGATCATAGCGCAGCATCCTGATCATCGAGCGGATGATCAGGTAGGCGCTGAAAGCGACCAGGGCTGCGCACAGCGCGCCCAGAGGGATGAGCAAATGCAGGACGTGAAGCACATCGTAATATTTCGACGTGGCAATCAACACACTCATCACCGACAGCGGAAGGGCCAGAACGGCTATACCTGTGCGCATGACCGCCAGAGAGGTGCGCTTTTCAGCCAGAACGAGCTGCACTTCGTTGATGATGATCGCATTCTGTTCGTCTGTTTCGCTGTTCATATCTGCTATAATCGCAAAAAAGTCAGAAATCCCCCTTTTACCGTCATCCCGCTTACCATCACCCCGGTGTAGCCATCTTCAGCCCGACGATCCCCGCAATGATCAACCCAACGCTGATCAGCCGG contains:
- a CDS encoding vWA domain-containing protein, whose translation is MFRFATPYALLLIILIPLVAAYRRRHPAPALGHSGVDPVGDLPPSAGLWVHRLLPLLFYLVLLLLITALARPQYGIERATVSETGINIILAVDLSESMAALDFKQEGRIVNRLEAVKRVVNDFIARRHGDRIGLVVFGSQAYTQLPLTRDYQTIAAMLDRLEIGAAGRATAVGDAIGISIKRLADIESRTHIIILLTDGRSNSGELMPQTAADIARQKEIKIYTIGVGGEGRAPFLVDDPIFGQRYVYQNVDLDEETLVQIADATGGAYFRAQDTAALEKIYATIDALEKSEAKVARFAEHNELYRYLLVPALALLALWIVLKNTRYLDIP
- a CDS encoding VWA domain-containing protein encodes the protein MHIDMLFLLWAIPLLLLVYAYGWRRRKRIMARFGVPATLQTIAPRGMDRRRRLQAGLIVTAALLLIIAMAGPQYGFRWQKVERRGVDLIVALDCSRSMLAQDIQPTRLDRAKREIIDLLAMLRGDRVGLVAFGGTAFLQCPLTLDYAAFDLFLDVLTPDYLPVGGTDLGAAIQAALDAFDPQDPADKAVILITDGEHTGRTDPQAAALAAQKAGVKLFCIGVGADSGVPVPAAKGGFQKDAAGSIVISRLDEALLSRLALATGGAYVRSVAGDMDLDRIYREQIRGTMADAALESGRKQVWADRFQWPLSLALILLLAAWAIPEARTGAAALCAALILLGPAPGPAAAGPLQKGYEAYRQEQFDQALEQFLQGQVHRPDDPRVLYNIGNAYYKSGDYDAAEAYYNRALSQAPPELQAKLRYNLGNTAYRRQALEEAVAHYQAALAVDPSDEQARANLDFVREQMKRQPPPKADGGEGAEEKQENPAASSGQDGAPPPEKQTGSDETTTQGSPSSRDPDQQQDKAQRGPEAPESGEASPQADAPTSPGNDPAAEGRDRQSGAPAAVQMLNRLKDEPGRAMMPRYQRRQVEKDW
- a CDS encoding BatD family protein — protein: MNRRRWIIGLLWLLISVAPAVAAEPAAREVWVTATVSDPDPYAGQQITYRFALYQSVRVTDATLQPPAFDGFIAKEIADRASRRETIDGREYVVTEIYYVLVPLAPGAHTIGAATLQLGIVRPDRQRRRTPFDDFFDDPFILRGRVEPRVLKSQPLAVTVRPLPPWDGPFPFSGLIGEFDMTAAIDNTRLKVGDSTTLTLSIQGRGNIADAAPPPIAMPETIKTYADAPDEQIELTADGYQGKKSFRTALVPVQAGDVPLPGAQMVYFDVVQETYRTLTVPLPALSVAPGEAAPAFPPAAGPAAAQPEKSAVTFTGRDILPPKEGLTALTPHRPLTWPMLLLGLLLPAAGFGATVLIQRARRMDRHPVARMRNRTRQAMKTARVQIAADASAFLTALYQALTSAIFARIGRSGEALAWKEAETLLCGHGVDPELSRQAAELLTQIESSKFSGARISREERERLLVGTRQMIRRLIP
- a CDS encoding tetratricopeptide repeat protein; this encodes MIRSIRILAWAAAALALWWATSAASPLARQFLAGLEAYQAGRYEQAIDQWEKIVRSGVANPELFYNLGNACLKADRLGPAILWYERAARLRPNDPDLRFNLDYARSLTRDRTEDTAISLARILFFWNYQLSRRAIAVTGLAGNLIFWLLMIAWRLTRRRGFFRTALLVAVPALVLILTAAANLYDDGRRRQAVILPEAVSVRSGHQPTDTELFVLHAGAKVRVVKQQKNHYQIRYSADKIGWIEQQAVGLIDTIQ
- a CDS encoding YihY/virulence factor BrkB family protein → MLKRKCRFYRDAFGIAARNFVWDDCLTVSASISFVFLLSIIPFSALFLFLLNFFKDLFLPGMMPDNMVDILVEDITQVIPFVSRSWIQTHLIESVGLGSFTTINLLMLPIVSGLLFKSLEEAFRRIFHLERRHLLKGHIAYAAMSIFAILLFFMANLIWTLAADTVRPLQQVLAQDPYIHDIYATAIDYVTFNQYNIVSALILILFFLATARLFLSTPIKMHHRVAAAALFAGSWILARVVFGFYIQHVTRINVLFGSLSSVCIILLWVFYSSLALLYSVEYMYVLHGGPYKVWDDRPRTRPSSR
- a CDS encoding AzlC family ABC transporter permease, whose product is MATISPSRRRSFYEGMRDTLPLIIGAIPFGIIFGTLSGSAGLCAAGALGMSLFVFAGSAQFVALGMLANGAAWPLIALTTLVVNFRHLLYTATLLPYLQRLPRRWQAALAFGLTDETFAVAVRRWQAPGTRPDDHWYQLGSMLFMYVNWNLCTIVGLVAGRLLAGIADWGLDFAMLAAFIGMLIPYLKDRPNYAAMLAAGASAIVFQGLPHKLGLLAASLIGVGAGLLAERWASTTDDTPSPEA
- a CDS encoding AzlD domain-containing protein, whose amino-acid sequence is METFYLVGAMALVTFLIRYLLLPLSGRVELSDGLRRALRYVPPAVLTAIVVPFALFPDGQNLQFSLANPYLVGAGATLAIGWLSRHLLLTIVGGMACFWAWRAVLAMGWI
- a CDS encoding acetate--CoA ligase family protein, coding for MEPSEWIARCRNENRRSLDEAESKQILGHYGIPVVPEVIVTSDTQLVSAAQSVGYPVVLKGLGSKLTHKTELGLVKINLQTPDQLRAAFDDIKAAAGDAWEGCLVQPMIAGRREFVAGLTRDPQFGPVVMFGLGGVFAEALGDVVFRIAPIDERQALAMMDELAARALLGDFRGEAAADRTALAAALTGLSRLGLEYPQIAEADINPLIVSADGTVTAVDALVVLADPDTAAPALDAPEVEERVARLNAALEVMAHPRSIAVVGVARTQIGGFPGIYRCIRNFGFEGRLYPINPRADEIEGIKAYPTLTALPEPVDLVVISVPAPAVPAALKDCIAADCRNVHIFSSGFKETDEPEGIRLQAEVQQIAVDGGLNLIGPNCMGLYVPASRLVTWVSAPAPSGPVAMVSQSGGNAQDFTNYAADTYGLHFSKVFSYGNAVVLDSTDFMAYLAGDADTRIIAMYLEGVKNGRRLLGQVREINRDKPVVMVKGGVTESGARTVASHTGSLAGGVKIWQAFFKQTGAIQADSLEEMADVVLALRHLPPWQGRGLAILGTGGGIGVAAADSCAKAGLEMPALTPALMARLREIIPPAGNMIRNPIDAHLLLTNLDLLGPTLGHLSAEPNLHLFVISLHLDWLFGLEQGAHVERIGHYIAGEARRHTSGKPVVVVWRQYQPQAAIQQTRMRLEKIFRDAGVPFYHGLDRAVTALSKVAAYHRFQAGA